From the Marinomonas sp. THO17 genome, one window contains:
- a CDS encoding TSUP family transporter, whose product MDLTLFDLSIWIYLALFATAFIAGAIDAIAGGGGLITVPVLLAAGLSPAQALATNKLQGCAGTLSASYHFIKKGQVDLKKMWPAIFMTAIGAVLGTLLISYLDSSLLLKAVPIILIAVAIFFFFLPKVQPYLVSKFALSHLQFAVIIGTSIGFYDGLIGPGTGAFFSTAYLCLMGFTLISATAHTKVLNATSNVSSLLVFTFSGHIIWTLGIIMGIGQWLGAQIGSRLVITKGAKLIRPMVIIMCLAISIKLLFNQ is encoded by the coding sequence ATGGATCTTACGCTGTTCGACTTGTCTATTTGGATCTATTTGGCCCTGTTTGCTACCGCCTTTATTGCTGGCGCCATTGATGCCATTGCTGGCGGCGGAGGTTTGATTACCGTACCGGTTTTATTAGCGGCTGGATTATCACCCGCTCAAGCGCTTGCGACCAATAAACTGCAAGGCTGTGCAGGTACTTTATCCGCTTCTTATCACTTTATTAAAAAAGGGCAAGTCGACCTAAAAAAAATGTGGCCAGCCATCTTTATGACGGCCATTGGTGCGGTTTTGGGAACCCTATTAATCTCTTATTTAGACAGCAGCTTACTGCTCAAAGCTGTGCCAATTATCTTAATCGCCGTTGCGATTTTCTTTTTCTTCTTACCAAAGGTTCAGCCTTACCTCGTCAGTAAATTCGCCCTCAGCCATCTACAATTCGCCGTTATCATAGGCACTAGCATCGGCTTTTATGACGGCTTGATTGGCCCAGGCACAGGTGCTTTTTTCTCTACAGCCTATCTGTGCTTGATGGGCTTTACTCTGATATCAGCCACAGCACATACCAAAGTCCTTAACGCTACCAGTAATGTATCTTCTTTGTTGGTATTCACCTTCAGTGGTCACATTATATGGACGCTGGGCATTATCATGGGAATAGGTCAGTGGTTGGGAGCGCAAATAGGCTCACGCTTAGTCATTACCAAGGGGGCCAAATTGATCCGACCAATGGTCATCATTATGTGTCTGGCCATCTCAATAAAATTGCTTTTTAACCAATAG
- the gcvA gene encoding transcriptional regulator GcvA — MKSIPLTGLNTFSVAARHLSFTKAAQELHLTQGAVSQQIRQLEERLKFSLFARHHKRLELTVAGARLAVQLNHSFNEISGLISDLQQEESSNILSVSVMPSFATKWLIPRLGSLQETYPDLQLRIQANDREVNFQRDRIDVAIVHSYVHKVKSHLVPLMKDQVFPVCSPAFLQQRSLTHVDQLASVPLLNDDSEWRFSSPYAEWERWLQLVDAKGVKPSRGISFNRGDLAVQAAIASQGVALGRTPLVMDDIQQGRLVKPFDYVLDEKHAYVFACPEAQYQREPVQQLLTWLVAECYRYSPEDVLTKPEDLAAIG, encoded by the coding sequence TCGCCACTTGAGTTTTACGAAAGCAGCGCAAGAGCTGCATCTAACTCAAGGTGCCGTGAGTCAACAAATCCGTCAGCTAGAAGAACGTTTAAAATTTAGCTTGTTTGCCCGTCATCACAAGCGCTTGGAATTAACGGTGGCAGGAGCAAGATTAGCAGTGCAATTAAATCACAGTTTCAATGAAATCAGTGGCTTAATAAGTGATTTACAACAAGAGGAAAGCTCGAATATTTTATCGGTTTCTGTGATGCCGTCTTTTGCCACTAAATGGTTAATCCCCCGCCTTGGTAGTCTGCAAGAAACCTATCCAGATTTGCAATTGCGTATCCAAGCCAATGATAGGGAAGTCAATTTTCAGCGTGATCGAATCGATGTTGCTATTGTTCATAGTTATGTACATAAGGTTAAAAGCCACCTAGTGCCGTTAATGAAGGATCAGGTTTTCCCTGTTTGCAGTCCTGCTTTTTTACAGCAAAGAAGCTTAACTCATGTCGACCAATTGGCGAGTGTACCCTTACTCAATGACGATTCGGAATGGCGCTTTTCGAGCCCTTATGCGGAATGGGAAAGATGGTTACAGTTAGTCGATGCTAAAGGGGTTAAGCCATCACGTGGTATTAGCTTTAATCGTGGTGATCTCGCTGTTCAAGCCGCCATCGCCAGTCAGGGGGTGGCGTTAGGAAGAACACCATTGGTGATGGATGATATTCAACAAGGGCGGTTGGTAAAGCCATTTGACTATGTGTTGGACGAAAAACATGCCTATGTTTTTGCTTGTCCGGAAGCCCAATATCAGAGAGAGCCAGTTCAGCAGCTATTAACTTGGTTGGTAGCGGAATGTTACCGTTATTCACCAGAAGATGTATTAACAAAGCCGGAAGATTTGGCGGCTATTGGTTAA